Below is a genomic region from Billgrantia tianxiuensis.
TGTTCTGCATGTGCGGGTCGGCATAGGCAGCGGTGGAGATCTGCAGGCGGAAGAACTTGTGCTGGGCATCGAAGGCCACCGCGCCGGAAGCGCCGAAACCGTAGAACTCGACCCGGTTGGCCATCGCCAGGGCCTGGATCGCCCGGCTCAGGGCATCGTTGTCGAGCCGGTCGCGCACCGACAGCAGGGTGCCCACGGTGGAGTCGAAGATGCTCTGGGAGAATTCGGCGACGGAGTCGTCGTCGTTCATCGAGAACTGGGCGAATTGGCTGCCCGAGGCCAGCATCTGCGCCAGCTTGAGCTTGAAGTCCTGGAAGCCGTTGCAACCCAGGGCCCGGCAGAAGCGCACCACGGTCGGCTCGCTGACCTTGGCCTCGGTGGCCAGATCGACGATGCGCATGTGGATGACTTCGTCAGGATTACGCAGCACGAAGCGCGCCACTTTCTGCTCGGAGCGGCGGAAATGCTCCATGCGGCGTCTCATTTCATCGAACAGGGCGCGGCTCACGCTGGACTCCTTGGTTGACGAACGCAGAGGTCAGTATGCCTGATCCCGACTCGCTTGGGGGAGTTTCCCTGTACGAGCGTGGAATGGCCCACTTCGTCACGAAACTGTCAAGTAGGGTATAGTAAAGATGCTGTGATTTGATCTTGCACCAGAGAAGAGAAGGCACAGAAGAAGAAGGGAGAGTCGATCATGAGTAAGGTCGAACGGGTCACTACCGTCAAGAACGAACTTCTCGACATCTTCATGAGCATCAACGTCGCCGAACACGAGAAGCGCTCTCGTAGCGCCGCACAGCGCAACCTGCGCGCCCGGCGCGGCATCGAACTGCATCAGGAATTCAAGCAGCTGGAGCGCGACATCGCCGAGCTGGACGACGACGAGAAACACTGAAACGGCCGCCCGCAGGCGGCCGTAAAGAAGGCGCTATCCGGCCCCGACTTCGGGGCCAGGTGGGTTCGTCACTCTAGGTTCGTCACCTGAGTAGCCACCACAGCGGTCATCCCAGCAGGGAGTTGACGAACACCAGTATCACCCCCAGCGGCGCCAGGTAGCGGGCCACCAGCTGCCACAGCTGCTCGCTGCCCCCGCCCAGATTGAGTTCGGCGGCCACGCTGCGACGATCCAGACACCAGGCGACGAACACGATCGCTCCCAACCCGGTCAGCGGCAGCAGGATCTTGCTGGTGAAGGTATCCAGCAGATCGAACACGTTGAGCCCCATCATCACCGGCTCGGGCCAGACGTTGAATGACATCAGCGCGGCAATACCCAGCAACCACACCGCCACGGCACTTACTAGAGTGGCCATGACACGCGTCAGCGGCGTACGTTCCTCGACGAATTCCACTACCGGCTCGAGCAGGGAGATAGCAGAGGTCAGTGCGGCAAAGGTCAGTAGCAGGAAGAACATCAGTCCCAGCAGCATGCCGCCGGTCATGTTGCCGAAGGCCAGCGGCAGGGTCACGAAGATCAGCCCCGGCCCTTCACCCGCACTCAAGCCGTTGGCGAAGACGATGGGAAGATCGCCAGGCCGGCCAGCAGGGCGATGGCGGTGTCGAGAATGATCACCGTACGCGCGGTGCCCAGCAGGTTGACGTCCTCACCCAGGTAGGAGCCGTAGGCCATCATGATGCCCATGCCCAGCGACAGGGTGAAGAAAGCCTGGCCCATGGCGGCAAGCACGACGCCGCCCGTCAGAGCGCTCCAGTCGGGGCGGAACATGAAAGCGAGCGCCTCACCGAAGTGACCGGTGGTCATGCCGTAGCCCACCAGCACCACCAGCAATACCACCAACGCCGGCATCATGGTGCGAACTGCACCTTCCAGGCCCTTGGTTACGCCACGCGCCACGATCCACACCACCAGGGCCATGAACGCTGTATGCCACAACAGCAGCAGCCCCGGACTGCCCAGCAAACCCGTGAAGATGGCGCCAACGCCATCGGCATCCTGCCCGGTGAAGGCGCCGGTGACCGAATTCAGGGTATAGGAGAGCGACCAGCCGCCGATCACGCTGTAGAAGGAGAGAATCAGAAACGCCGCCAGTACCCCGCTGACACCGATCAGCGCCCAGGCCTTCGGCTGACCGTTGGCCTTGGCCAACTCCGCCATGGCATTGATGGGGTTCTTCTGGCCACGCCGGCCAATCAGCCATTCGGCTACCAGAACGGGAAGGCCGACCACTGCCACGCAGGCCAGGTAGACGAGTACGAAGGCGGCACCGCCACTGTCGCCCACCATATAGGAAAAACGCCAGATATTGCCCAGCCCCACGGCCGAACCGGCGGCCGCAAGCACGAAGGTCATCTTCGATGACCACTGCGCATGAACGAGTTTAGACATGGTTCACCTGTTGTTGTGTATCCGGTTATTGATATGTCTCAAGCGCAAAAACACAGAATATAGGTTTGTCTTTGGCTCGAATGTCGGCAAATCTATCCGATCATACGCTCGAAGGCCAGCAACTGGCGTTCTTCGTGCCGTGGCTCTGCAAATGCTGTATTAGAAAAGCTGGGACTGGCACTCGCCGGCAAATTCATTCAGCGGCGGCAAGCCGAGTTCGTCGGCAAGTGCCTGGTGGATCCGCCTAGCCAGCTGAGGGGCGTACCGATTGTTGGCGGTATGCACAAACAAGAAAGGGGTTTTCCCCTGTTTTATCCACAGCTTGAGCTGCTTCACCCAAGGTTGGAAATAATTCAGGTTGATGGACTCATCCAAGTGTCCGATGAAGCGAATCAGCGGCTGCTCGCCCGTGGAAAGCACGTGTAATGGGCATCTTGGCTTTTCGCTTTGAGCGTGTGCAAGGGCTGGGCTGCCCATGGCCGAGGTCGAAAACAGCGCGCGAACGTCGAGCATCACGCGGTTTGCGCCATGAGTTATCAACAGGCGGTTCAGCGCCACCTCGGCCGTTCCCTTGTGGAAAAACTCAGGGTGACGCACCTCAACCGCACAGGCGAGCCCCTGCGGCCAGCGTGCCAGCAGCGACTCGAGTCGCGGCAGCTCGGCAAGACCGAAATCCCGCGGCAGCTGTACCAGCAGGGGGCCCAACCGATCGTGCAGCGGGGCAAGCGAATCGATGAAGGCGTCAAAGTCTGCCTCAATGCTCTGGAGGCGCCGCTCGTGGGTCAGCGACGCTGGCAGCTTGAAGCAGAAGCGGAAGTGTGGCGGCGCCAACCGCGACCAGGCAGCAACCGTCTCGGGTCTGGGCGCACCACTGTAGAAGGTCGTATTGCCCTCCACGGCAGGGAAGACTTGGGCGTAGTCGGCCAGCCAGCTCTCCTGGCCTCCGTATGGTGGATATAGGGAGCCACACCACTCGGAGTTGGCCCACATGGGCAAACCCAGATACAGTCTGGACATCCTTGTCATCCTCCTGTAACAAAAATCATCGGAAACGCCGCTTGGCGAGTGGCAGCATGAGCTTCCCGCCTGAATGCACGAGGAAACGGCGCCCCAACGCGCCCAGGACACATGGAAAACACGCTGAATCTTGCCCTGTTTGCCTGGCTGAACGCCGCCCCTGACAGCGATCCTCGCCTGCTGTGGATGGCCGAACTGCTGGCCGTCTACCTGATCTGGATGGTGCCGGCCCTGCTGGTCGTCGGCTGGCTGCGGGGTAGCGAGCGCTTGAAGCGCCCTCTGCTGGAGGCGTTCGTCGCTACTCTGCTCGCCCTGGCAGCAAGCTGGCTGGTTGGCCACCTCTGGCCTAGCCCGAGACCCTTCATGGTCCCGGTCGGCCAGACGTTCCTGGAACACGCCCCGACTCCCGCATTCCCCAGCAACCATGCGACGATCATGCTGACCATGGCCTTCAGCCTGCTACTGCATGCCGGTACGCGGCGTATCGGTCGCTACCTGTTGCTGCTGGCGATCCCGGTGGCCTGGGCCCGGGTCTTCCTCGGCGTGCATTTCCCCCAGGACATGTTCGGCGCCCTGCTGCTGGCCGCCGTCATGGCCTCGCTGGTCGGCGTCAGCCGCACCTGGCTGATCCTGCCGTTCTATCATCACGTCGCCATGCGGCTTTATCGCCTGCTGTTCGCTCCGTTGATCCGCCGCGGCTGGGTGGAGCGCTAGGCGCCCACCCAGCGTCAATGGCAGCTGCAGGAGGTCAGAACTGACCCAGCAGCCACTCGCCAGGCTCACCGTTCACCAGCAACTGGCCATCGCGTAGCTGCACCGCGAGCGAATAACGCTCGCCTTCTTCGCGACGCACCACGCCAAGTTCCAGCATCGGTTCCAGGCTGCCTGCCACCACTTCCTTGGCCATGGCGTCGAGTTCGTTGCCACTGATCATCCCGTTGTACTGCTGCCGCAGGGTCTCGCGGGCTACCCGGTGCAGCAGCATGGCAGACGCCTCCACGCTGAGATCCAGACGGTTCTCGGGAGCGAGCAGACTGCTTTCATCGAAGCTCGACATCTCCTGCAGTGCCAGATCGGCCTCCAGCTCCAGGTCGAGGCCAGCATCGCCCATGCTGAACGTGACCGGCTTGAAGGTCAGCGAAGAGCGACCTGCCATCAGCGCCTCGCCCGCTTGCTCCATACGTTCGAACACGGGGAGCACGGCGTCGGGGTCGTCCAGACTGAAGACGTCGATCGCTTCGTAGACTAGCTGCCATAGCGTGTCGTACGCCTCACGCGAAAGTTGCCCATAGCTCGACTCGACATGGAACGCGATCGGATCGTTCATGCCCTGAATGCGAAGATCGCTTGCGGCTACCAGTTGCGCAACTCGCAGGTGCGACTCGGATTCCGGCTCCAGGCCCAGGCGGAAATTCACGCTCTGCGCCTCGAAGCCCGGCGAATGCTGCTCGCGCATCGTCATTCCATCGAGGTTCAGCCCAAGCTGCCCGTACCAGCTGGCCTCGCCCTGGCGAGTCGCCGTGAAGTCGGCCTCGATGCCTTGCAGGGCCAGGAACAGCTCAGGCTCCTCAGCCTCGAAGCCCTGCATGGCAAAACGGGTCGCGAAGCGTTCGAAACGCCCCTGCTCATCGAAGTCGAGCTGGACCTCGATGTTCTGTCCATCGATCCGCGAATCGCCCGCCTGCGCCGGGTCACGACTCTTCGTCAGCATCGGACCGTCGTCCGAGGTGAAGGTGACCTCACGCAGTACGCCCTGGGGGAAGGAGGCCACAAGGTTCGACGTGGCGCCTTCGAAGGTATGCACGGCGCTGGGCTCCTCCAGCCGGGCCTGTCCCAAGCGGCTGGTGCTGCGGTATTCTCCCCCGGCCGGATCGTAGCGGAATTCACCGCCCAGGTAGTCGATCTCGTAGCGCATCTCCAGGCCGATATCGCTGAGCATCGGTCCTGCCGTCAGCGTCATCGCCATGGGCGCCCACTCTCCGGTCACCACCTGGTCGAAGCCTACCCTGGCGGTATAGCGAGACACTGCCTCGCTCTCCTCCAGTTGGATCAGTTGCTCGAACAGCCAACCCGAACCGTCGATTCGTCCATCGAGGCTGGCCAGGGCGCCCATGAAGGGGCCATGGGTGATGCTGTCGCTGACGAAGACCCGCAGCGGCTCTTCCTCGAACTCCACGCCGGTACCCGTCGCGATGAGCTGTTCGTATGCCTGGGAAAACTCGGGCTCGAGAACGAGTTCATAACTGGCCTGTGCGTCGAACCAGCCACGTTCATAAGTCAGGTTCTCGACCTGGATATAGCCGAGACTCTGCAACTGCTGCAGATACTCGGCGTACTTCTTTTCCACCTGCTGGCCCAACCAATAGGGAGCTCCCAGGCCCACGACAAGTGCAAGCCCTACGGTAATCACCAACAAGCGTTTCAGGAAACTTCCCTGACGACTCTGTCCTTTCCCCACGGCGATGTCCTTTTCTCGTTCTTCGTTTAATTGAAATTAGGCAGTAACAAGTCACTTGTTACTGCCTAGTTCAAGATCGAAGTTTAACGACAAGAATCGAGAAAAGTAAGACGGATTATCTCGGCTTCATTCCACCGTGACCGACTTGGCCAGATTGCGTGGCTGGTCGACATCGGTGCCCTTGAGCACCGCCACGTGATAGCTCAGCAGCTGCAGCGGGACGGTATAGAGGATAGGTGCCAGGGCATCGTGAACGTGAGGCAGCGACAACACGCGCACGCCCTCCTGCGCTTCGATTCCAACCCGTTCATCAGCGAAAACGAAGAGTTCGCCGCCACGCGCCCGGACTTCCTGCAAGTTGGACTTGAGCTTGTCGAGCAGTTCGTCGTTGGGGGCGACCGATACCACCGGCATCTCGCTGTCGACCAGCGCCAGCGGCCCGTGCTTGAGCTCCCCGGCGGGATATGCCTCGGCGTGAATGTAGGAAATCTCCTTCAGCTTGAGGGCTCCCTCCAGGGCGATGGGGAAATGCGCGCCGCGCCCGAGGAATAGCGCGTGGTGCTTCTCGGCGAACTCGGTCGACAGGGACTCGATGGCGTCATCCAGCTCGAGGACCCTGCTCACCAGCTGCGGCAGGGCACGCAGGCCGGCAACCACTTCGGCCTGAGTCTCGGCGTCCAGCCCCTTGACCCGCCCCAGTGCCAGGGTGAAGAGCATCAGCGCGGTCAACTGGGTAGTGAAAGCCTTGGTGGAGGCGACACCGATCTCCGGCCCTGCCTGGGTCATCAGGGTGAGGTCGGATTCACGCACCAGCGAGCTGCCCGGTACGTTGCAGATCGCCAGACTGCCGAGATAGCCCTGCTCACGGGCGAAGCGCAGCGCCGCGAGGGTATCGGCGGTCTCGCCGGACTGCGACAGCGTCACGAACAGAGTGTTGTCGGGTACCACCACGGTGCGGTAGCGGTATTCGGAAGCCACCTCCACCTGTACCGGTATACCGGCATAGCGCTCCAGCCAGTAGCGGGCCACCAGGCCAGCGTGATAACTGGTGCCGCAAGCCACGATATGCAGCTGCTCTACCCGCGAGAACAGCGCTTCGGCGTCGGGGCCGAAGCACTCGGACGGCACGCTACGTTCACCCAGCCGGCCTTCGAGGGCCGCCGCGATCACAGCGGGCTGCTCGAAGATCTCCTTCTGCATGAAGTGGCGATACTCACCCTTGCTGGCCGCGCCGTCGCCGTGCTCGAAAGTCTGGATCGGACGCTGTACGGCCTGACCCTCGGCATCGAAGATCTCGATCTTGCCACCGTCGGCGAGGCGCACCACGTCGCCTTCCTGAAGGTAGATGAAGCGATCGGTGACCTGCAGCAGGGCCAGCGGATCGGAGCCCAGGAAGGCCTCGTCGATGCCTGCCCCCACTACCAGTGGGCTGCCCTTGCGCGCGCCGACGACGACATTGGGTTCATCGGCGTGTACCACCGCCAGGGCATAGGCACCCTCGAGTTGCGCGAGCCCTCGCTGCACGGCGGCCAGCAGGCCGTCGCCATGACGGTATTCACGCTCCAGCAGATGAGCTACCACCTCGGTATCGGTCTGCGAGGAAAAGGCGTAGCCATCGGCCTCGAGTTCACGGCGTAGTGGCTCATGATTCTCGATGATGCCGTTATGAACCAGCGCCAGCCGGTTACCCGATTGGTGCGGATGGGCATTCTCCTCGCTGGGCTTGCCATGGGTCGCCCAGCGGGTGTGGGCAATGCCACAACGCCCCGGTAGAGCGGCCTCCTCGAGCATGGCCTCAAGCGCAGCCACCTTGCCCAGCGCCCGGCGACGCTGCAGCTCGCCGGCAGCGTTGAGCACGGCCATGCCGGCCGAATCGTAGCCGCGATACTCCAGCCGCCTGAGGCCCTCGAGCAGGATGCCTTCCACGTTGCGCTGGGCAACGGCACCGACGATTCCACACATGACGATTCCTCGCGCTTGTCGATCAGTCTCGAGTCTTCTTGGTCGGACGCACCCAGCCGGTCTTGCTGATCTGGCGTCCACGGGAGACGGCCAGAGCGTCGTCGGGCACGTCCTTGCTGATGGTCGAACCGGCGCCGACCGTGGCGCCACGACCGACGCTGACAGGGGCCACCAGGGCAGTATTGGAGCCGATGAAGGCGCCGTCGCCGATCTCGGTACGATGCTTGTTGGCGCCATCGTAGTTGCAGGTGATGGTGCCAGCCCCGACGTTGACCTCACGCCCCAGCCGCGCATCGCCGACATAGCTCAGGTGGTTGATCTTGCTGCCCTCGCCCACCTCGGCGTTCTTGGTCTCGACGAAGTTGCCCACCTTGGCCCCTACCGCCAGGCGAGTGCCGGGACGCAGTCGGGCGAAGGGCCCGACGCGGTTATGACCGGCCGCCACGGCGCCCTCGATCACGCTGTGGGGTTCGATCACGCTCTCGGCGCCAATATGGCTGTCGCGAATCACGCAGTGCGCACCGATACGCACGCCTTCGCCCAGTTCCACATCGCCCTCGAACACGCAGCCGACATCGATCTCCACGTCATGACCGCAGCTCAGGCGGCCGCGCACGTCGATGCGCGACGGATCGAGCAGCGCCACCCCTTGAACCATGAGTTCATCGGCGATGCGCGCCTGATGCGCACGCTCGAGGCGTGCCATCTGCAGGCGGTTGTTGACCCCTTCCACCTCGAGCGGGTCGGCAGGCTGGGCGGTAGCGATGGTCACCCCCTCGGCGGCGGCCATGGCGATAACGTCGGTCAGGTAGTATTCGCCCTGGGCATTGTCGGCGGAGAGCCGCGGCAGCCAGCGCTTGAGCTGGGCCGCGGTCATGGCCATGATGCCGGTATTGCATTCGCGTATGGCCAGCTCGTTCTCGCTGGCATCCTTCTGCTCGACGATGGCCACCGCCTGGCCATCGGCGTTGCGCAGGATGCGCCCATAGCCGGTCGGGTCATCCAGTGTCACGGTGAGCAGCGCCATGCGCGACTCGCCCACTTCCTCCAGCAGCTTGGCCAGGGTTTCGCGACGGATCAGCGGCACGTCGCCATACAGTACCAGCACCTTGCCTTCGCCCAAGCCATCCAGCGCCTGCGCTACCGCGTGCCCGGTGCCCTTCTGTTCGGCCTGCAGGGCAAAACGCACCGGATAGTCGGCGAGCGCCTCGCGCACCCGCTCGGCGCCATGGCCCACCACCACGTGCAGGCGTTCCGCCTCGAGCTTGCGCGCGGTATCGAGCACATGACGCACCATTGGCTTGCCGGCCAGGCGATGCAGCACCTTGGGCAGGGTCGATCGCATTCGTGTGCCCTGCCCGGCAGCAAGAATCACTACATCCAGGGTCATCGAAGACTCCTTGTCCATTCGAATGGCTCCAGTCATCGGGCCAGGGAACTCGTCCGTCACTCACGAGTGACGCCTCGCACGAGGTAGCGTGCCACCGTTCTCGACGCGGCGGCTCAGCGCACCTCCAGGCCCATTTCGTCGCTCAGTCCCCCGCCGAGAAAATCGGCAAAGCCGGGGCTTGCCACACTGCTCCAGCCTTCGCCCTCGCGCACCAGTAAAAGCACCTTGAGGTCCTGTTCGCGTGCCAGCGCCAGCCCCTCCTCACCCAGCACCATCATTGCCGTGGCCCAGGCGTCGGCCCAGGCGTTGGAAGGATGCGCCACCGTGACCGATGCCACCCGATGCTCGATGGGATGTCCAGTACGCGGGTCGATGGTGTGCGAGAAGCGTTGTCCATTCTCTTCGAAATAGTTGCGGTAATCACCGGAGGTTGCCACCGAGATGTCGTGCAGCGGCACGATATGGGTGGCTTCCTGGCGATCGTCCAACGGCGCCTCGATGCCAATGCGCCAAGGCTCGCCCTCTCTGTCGCGGTAGCCGCGTACGATCAGGTCGCCGCCAAGATTGACCAGGTAATGCTCGATGCCCTCACTGTCGAGGTAGGCAGCGACCCGGTCGGTAGCGTGCCCCTTGGCCACGCCACCGAGATCGACGAATACGTCGCGTAGCCGGCGTGCCTGAAGCGCGTTCTCGTCGACCTCTATGCTGTCGGGACCGATCTCGTCCAGGCGCGCCTGCAGGGTCTCGTCATCGGGCACTTCGCGCGGACGTGCCTCGGAGCCGAAGCTCCACAGGTTGACCAACCCACCGACGGTCATGTCGAAGGCACCGCCGCTTGCCTCGGCGACGGACTGGCTGATCGCCAGCACCTCGATGAGTTCGTTGGACAGCGGTTGCCATTCGCCTACCGGCGACTGGTTGAAGGCGATCAGCTCCGAGTCGTCGCGATAGATCGACATGGCGGCATCCACCTGCTCCAGCACCTCGAGCACCCCCTCCTCCAGCTCGCGCGCCCGGCCCTGGGTCAGGCTGTCGGCGACGGTCACCTGGTAGAAGGTGCCGAAGATGTCCCCCTCCAGCCGGACTGGCGAATCGAGCGGGCGATCGTTCTCGGAGCAGCCGGTCAGCAGCAGCCCCAAGAGCAGCAGAGAGATCACCACAGGACGCAGAGCAGGGTTCATGGTAACAGGACTCCTCGACGAGTGTTGCATGGCTACCAGAAGATCCACAGCAGCCATAGCCCGAGCACGATGCGATAGACAACGAAGGGCTGCATGCCGATCCGTTTGATGAAGGCAATGAAATAGTGAATGCAGAGGTAGGCGCTCACCCCCGACAGTACCACGCCAGCCGCCATCGCCGACCAGTCGATGTCACGCGGCATCTGCACCAGCCCAACGATCTCCAGGCCAGCGGCCAGGGCCGTTACCGGGATAGACAGTAGGAAGGAGAAGCGCGCCGCTCCCTCGCGGCTCATGCCGAGCAGCAGCGCTGCGGTAATGGTAATGCCGGAGCGCGACGTGCCGGGGATCAGCGCCAGTACCTGGGCAAGGCCGATCAACATGGCATCGCGAAAGGTAAGTTGATACTCACTTCGCCCTTCACTCTTGTGCCAGTCGGCATAGCCCAGCAGCAGGCCGAAGCCGATCAGGGAAACACCGATCAGGATCGGCGATCGCATGCTGACTTCGATGACGTCGTGAAAGGCAAAACCGACCGCACAGACCGGGATGGTCGCCAGCAGCACCCACCAGGCCAGCCGGGCATCTCGATCGATCCCGTCCTGTCCCGTGGTGCCTCCACGCAACGATATTACCCAGCTCACGCTCATGCGTCGCAAATCATGACGGAAGTAGAACACTACCGCCAGCAGGCTACCCAGGTGCATCGCCACGTCGAAGACCAGCCCCTGGTCGGTCCACCCGGTCAGCACGGGCACCAGGATGAGGTGAGCCGAGCTCGAGATGGGCAGGAATTCGGTCAGTCCCTGGACCACTGACAGTACGACGACCTGAAGCCAATCCATGTGGCGATCTCCTATGGCGAGGACATGCGCAGCCTGACGGCAAACGCACGGCAGGACGCGAAGAGGATACACGGACGCTCGCCGCTTGTCCGCCGCGTCTCGATGGCAAAAAATGGTTGCCGCAACGAGCCCTCGTCGATAGCTCCGATCTGCCAGCGCCCGCTGCGCCCCTTGCGCTTCAAACTGGATGGTAGAAATGGAAAAATGAAAAGAGAATCGTTCGCCTCTCGCCGGCTGATCGAGACGTAACCGATAGCCCGTCGAACGGAAGCATAACGGAGCTCCACGCCACATGATCGCCACCATGGACCAGACCGCTAACAGTCGCGATGCCAAGCGAGCCACCTACGTGGCTGCCTGGCTCGACGGTCTACTGGGCTGCGCCAAGGTGGCCGTGGGTTCGCTGGTCGGTTCGGCGGCCCTGGTGGCCGATGGCATCCACTCCTTCTCCGACCTGATCACCGACGGTTTCGTGCTGGTGGCCACCCACTATGGCCGCCAGGGACCGGACCATGACCACCACTACGGCCATGGCCGTATCGAAACCCTGGCTACCCTGCTGCTGGGCAGCGTGCTGATCTTCGTCGCCGGTGCCATCGCCTGGTCGAGCCTGCAGCGCTTGCTTGCCGGCACCGAGATCGCTGCTCCCGGGGTGTGGGCCATGCTGCTGACCCTGATGGCCCTGCTCACCAAGGAGGCACTGTTCCACTACACCATGCGGGTGGCCAAGCAGGTACAGTCGAAGCTGCTCGAGGCCAACGCCTGGCATTCGCGCTCCGATGTGCTCTCCACCGCCGTGGTATTGATCGCCCTGGTTGGCGCCCAGTACGGCGCCGGTTGGCTCGATGCAGTGGCAGCGGTAATCGTCGGCCTGCTGGTGGGTAAGGTTGGCTGGGACCTGCTGTGGGAGTCGGCTCGCGAGCTGGTCGACACCGCGCTGCCCGCCGATGCCCAGCAGACGATGCACGAAGTAGCCTGCGCCGTACCCGGCGTCGAGAGCGTCCATGACCTGCGCACCCGCCAGTCGGCCGGCTGGGTCATGGTGGACTTGCACATCGTGGTGGGTCCCATGGTGAGCGTCTCCGAGGCCCACGAAATCGGCAACGAGGTCAGCCGCCGCCTGCGCCGCGCCTTTCCCGCCCTAACCGATGTGACTTTTCATATCGATCCCGAGGACGACGCTGGAGAGGGCGACCCCAGTCGCTTCCCCGGCCTGCCGCTGAGGCCGGAAGTGACGTCCGCCCTTGATGCACGCTGGAATCATCATCCCGCCTGGCGCAACCTGACCGACCTGCAGCTGCACTACCTGGACGGCAAGGTATCCGTGGCATTGATCATTTCCGATACGATCCATCAGCCGCCGCAATGCCTGGCCAGCCAGTTGAAGGCTCAGGCCAGCGACATCGAGTGGCTGGGCCATGTCGAGGTACTGTTCGTCACTCGTGCCGCCAGTGCGATGCGTTGACCCCGCGACTCATCTCCGTCGCCCTTCACGGCCTGGGCTCAGATCGATAGCAGCAGCAGGCCCATCAGCCAGCCCAGCAGCAGCATCGGCAGCGACCAGCGATGGAATTCACGCCACAGCCCCTTCTCCCTGGCCAACCGCAGCGCGATGACATTCGC
It encodes:
- a CDS encoding FAD:protein FMN transferase translates to MNPALRPVVISLLLLGLLLTGCSENDRPLDSPVRLEGDIFGTFYQVTVADSLTQGRARELEEGVLEVLEQVDAAMSIYRDDSELIAFNQSPVGEWQPLSNELIEVLAISQSVAEASGGAFDMTVGGLVNLWSFGSEARPREVPDDETLQARLDEIGPDSIEVDENALQARRLRDVFVDLGGVAKGHATDRVAAYLDSEGIEHYLVNLGGDLIVRGYRDREGEPWRIGIEAPLDDRQEATHIVPLHDISVATSGDYRNYFEENGQRFSHTIDPRTGHPIEHRVASVTVAHPSNAWADAWATAMMVLGEEGLALAREQDLKVLLLVREGEGWSSVASPGFADFLGGGLSDEMGLEVR
- a CDS encoding undecaprenyl-diphosphate phosphatase; this encodes MDWLQVVVLSVVQGLTEFLPISSSAHLILVPVLTGWTDQGLVFDVAMHLGSLLAVVFYFRHDLRRMSVSWVISLRGGTTGQDGIDRDARLAWWVLLATIPVCAVGFAFHDVIEVSMRSPILIGVSLIGFGLLLGYADWHKSEGRSEYQLTFRDAMLIGLAQVLALIPGTSRSGITITAALLLGMSREGAARFSFLLSIPVTALAAGLEIVGLVQMPRDIDWSAMAAGVVLSGVSAYLCIHYFIAFIKRIGMQPFVVYRIVLGLWLLWIFW
- a CDS encoding cation diffusion facilitator family transporter, producing MIATMDQTANSRDAKRATYVAAWLDGLLGCAKVAVGSLVGSAALVADGIHSFSDLITDGFVLVATHYGRQGPDHDHHYGHGRIETLATLLLGSVLIFVAGAIAWSSLQRLLAGTEIAAPGVWAMLLTLMALLTKEALFHYTMRVAKQVQSKLLEANAWHSRSDVLSTAVVLIALVGAQYGAGWLDAVAAVIVGLLVGKVGWDLLWESARELVDTALPADAQQTMHEVACAVPGVESVHDLRTRQSAGWVMVDLHIVVGPMVSVSEAHEIGNEVSRRLRRAFPALTDVTFHIDPEDDAGEGDPSRFPGLPLRPEVTSALDARWNHHPAWRNLTDLQLHYLDGKVSVALIISDTIHQPPQCLASQLKAQASDIEWLGHVEVLFVTRAASAMR